Proteins from one Planctomyces sp. SH-PL62 genomic window:
- a CDS encoding tetratricopeptide repeat protein, translated as MSPMEFIRGAGVGLAVLALTAGTARSDVVHLIPGTTFKQGQGGAVRGQVQSETPEQVVVSLGTATINVPTDQIDSIEYQGQPASLQLGETNASAGRAAEALAQFKKAAAEAAGKPLIVEAALYREAATLADLALTEPDQVKEAMGKLSAFIQTHGKGRHIVPAREILAKLQLHAQDLKGAEANLAELAKIPPGAEKAAVLKARLLLKGGDLQAAGADLDRLIAASPEGSPRQVELRLVKAETLIAASKYDEAESLVRQVIAAADADDAAIQSKAYNTLGDCLSAAARPKDALLAYLHVDLLYGKDKEEHPRSLRRIEQIFRKMGQLPRADEYAQRLKQDYPNSLWTKQPQG; from the coding sequence ATGTCGCCGATGGAGTTCATCCGAGGGGCCGGTGTGGGACTCGCGGTCCTCGCCCTGACCGCGGGGACCGCCCGCTCCGACGTCGTCCACCTGATCCCGGGGACGACCTTCAAGCAGGGGCAGGGGGGGGCCGTCCGCGGCCAGGTCCAGTCGGAAACGCCGGAACAGGTCGTGGTCTCGCTCGGGACCGCGACCATCAACGTTCCGACCGACCAGATCGACTCGATCGAATACCAGGGCCAGCCGGCGTCGCTGCAACTCGGAGAGACCAACGCGAGCGCCGGTCGTGCGGCGGAGGCGCTCGCCCAGTTCAAGAAGGCGGCCGCCGAGGCCGCCGGCAAACCCCTGATCGTCGAGGCGGCCCTCTATCGCGAAGCCGCCACCCTGGCCGACCTCGCCCTGACCGAGCCCGACCAGGTCAAGGAGGCGATGGGCAAGCTCTCGGCCTTCATCCAGACGCACGGGAAGGGTCGCCACATCGTCCCGGCGCGCGAGATCCTGGCGAAGCTCCAGCTCCACGCCCAGGACCTCAAGGGGGCCGAGGCGAACCTCGCCGAACTCGCCAAGATCCCCCCCGGCGCGGAGAAGGCGGCCGTTTTGAAGGCCCGCCTGCTCCTCAAGGGGGGAGACCTCCAGGCCGCCGGCGCCGACCTTGATCGGCTGATCGCCGCCTCCCCGGAGGGTTCCCCGCGACAGGTCGAGCTCCGACTGGTCAAGGCGGAGACCCTGATCGCCGCCAGCAAGTACGACGAGGCCGAGTCGCTCGTCCGCCAGGTGATCGCGGCGGCCGACGCCGACGACGCCGCCATCCAGTCCAAGGCCTACAACACGCTCGGCGACTGCCTCTCCGCCGCCGCCCGCCCCAAGGACGCCCTGCTGGCCTACCTCCACGTCGACCTGCTCTACGGCAAGGACAAGGAGGAGCACCCGCGCTCGCTCCGCCGCATCGAGCAGATCTTCCGGAAGATGGGCCAGCTTCCCCGCGCCGACGAGTACGCCCAGCGCCTCAAGCAAGACTACCCCAACAGCCTCTGGACGAAGCAACCCCAGGGCTGA